In Longimicrobiaceae bacterium, the following proteins share a genomic window:
- a CDS encoding methyltransferase, whose amino-acid sequence MAGVDIWECALGFMDSQALLTAEELGVFDVLDAGPRTAGEVAEGTGLPQESAERLLVALCALRLVRKAPDGRYVNGPEASEKLVRGKPGYAGAMFHHVRDVLYPAWNYCKEALQEGRAQWELAFPGGPPPTEDQYSNPPALRAFMEGMHTITYAPAAEFASRAEELREVRSVVDVGGASGAFLIALAEQFPELRGVVFDLPQVQPIAEDFIRRAGFSDRLRFQSGDFWNDPLPEGADAYSMGFILHDWDREGGSKLLRKISEAAPEGALLILGEYLLNDDKTGPLQVARQSMNMLVTAQGMERSAPEYGEWIREFGFELEKIHLTSSAKNFMVARKVPVAARRPRGRERTARRSAVA is encoded by the coding sequence GCAGGCGCTCCTCACCGCGGAGGAGCTGGGCGTCTTCGACGTGCTGGACGCCGGGCCTCGTACGGCGGGTGAGGTGGCGGAGGGGACGGGGCTCCCGCAGGAGTCCGCCGAGCGGCTCCTGGTGGCGCTCTGCGCGCTGCGGCTGGTGCGGAAGGCGCCGGACGGGCGGTACGTGAACGGGCCCGAGGCATCGGAGAAGCTCGTGCGCGGGAAGCCCGGGTACGCCGGCGCGATGTTCCACCACGTCCGCGACGTGCTCTACCCGGCATGGAACTACTGCAAGGAGGCGCTGCAGGAGGGCCGGGCGCAGTGGGAGCTCGCCTTCCCGGGCGGCCCTCCGCCCACCGAGGACCAGTACTCCAACCCGCCCGCGCTGCGCGCCTTCATGGAAGGGATGCACACCATCACCTACGCGCCGGCGGCGGAGTTCGCGTCGCGCGCGGAGGAGCTGCGGGAGGTGCGGAGCGTCGTGGACGTGGGCGGCGCGAGCGGGGCCTTCCTGATCGCCCTGGCGGAGCAGTTCCCGGAGCTGCGGGGGGTCGTCTTCGACCTGCCCCAGGTGCAGCCCATCGCAGAGGACTTCATCCGCCGGGCGGGGTTCTCCGACCGCCTCCGCTTCCAGTCGGGCGACTTCTGGAACGATCCCCTCCCGGAGGGAGCGGACGCCTACTCCATGGGCTTCATCCTGCACGACTGGGACAGGGAGGGCGGCTCGAAGCTCCTCCGCAAGATCTCCGAGGCGGCGCCGGAGGGAGCGCTCCTCATCCTGGGCGAGTACCTCCTCAACGACGACAAGACGGGTCCGCTGCAGGTGGCGCGGCAGAGCATGAACATGCTGGTGACCGCGCAGGGAATGGAGCGGAGCGCTCCCGAGTACGGGGAGTGGATCCGGGAGTTCGGCTTCGAGCTGGAGAAGATCCACCTGACCTCCTCCGCGAAGAACTTCATGGTCGCGCGGAAGGTGCCGGTCGCTGCGAGGAGGCCGCGCGGGCGGGAGCGCACGGCGCGCCGTTCCGCCGTGGCCTGA